In Fluviispira sanaruensis, a genomic segment contains:
- a CDS encoding ABC transporter permease — MFRIFKWFLPVFFSVLLLFILELILQKAKVPNYIIPLPSQVFDVLLTDWETILQNTSTTLKEWMMGVALAILLGLILSICSFRSKIFHSFISPILIISQSVPYLVFTPILMIWFGLGIAPKVILVVLTCSFPISLVLQHDLLEAKKEYHLVVEMLYIKPIKAFIHIYLPYSLPGFFNALKISVSYSFGSAALAELMGSENGLGVYLLRSQSTYRTDKMLAAVFVIVLISIASTSFVSLIQKKVIFWKTAKH, encoded by the coding sequence ATGTTTCGCATATTTAAGTGGTTTTTACCAGTCTTTTTTAGCGTGCTATTGCTTTTCATACTTGAGCTGATCCTGCAAAAAGCTAAAGTACCAAATTATATTATCCCACTTCCATCTCAAGTTTTCGATGTGTTACTGACTGACTGGGAAACAATTTTACAGAATACATCCACAACTTTAAAAGAATGGATGATGGGTGTCGCTCTTGCTATTTTACTTGGTTTAATCCTTTCAATTTGTTCCTTTAGATCAAAAATATTTCATTCGTTTATATCACCTATTTTAATTATTTCTCAAAGTGTCCCTTATCTTGTTTTCACTCCTATACTTATGATTTGGTTTGGTTTAGGAATTGCTCCAAAAGTTATTTTAGTTGTATTGACCTGTTCATTTCCAATTTCACTTGTTTTACAACATGATCTTCTTGAAGCTAAAAAAGAATATCACCTTGTTGTCGAAATGCTTTATATTAAACCAATAAAAGCTTTTATTCATATTTATCTACCCTATTCATTACCAGGTTTTTTTAATGCTTTAAAAATCAGCGTAAGTTATTCATTTGGCTCCGCAGCTTTGGCTGAACTTATGGGCAGCGAAAACGGTCTTGGAGTTTATTTGTTACGTTCTCAATCAACATACAGAACTGATAAAATGCTTGCAGCCGTCTTTGTTATAGTATTGATAAGTATTGCAAGCACATCTTTTGTATCACTTATACAAAAAAAAGTTATCTTTTGGAAAACCGCAAAGCATTGA
- a CDS encoding ABC transporter ATP-binding protein, which translates to MIQINIDKYSYKNKIPVIKNLNISLLEGQITTLIGASGCGKSTFLRVLMGMETGAVGHILHNNNSYNFKEWSSKQTLFSMVPQTPLLFPWKNILENIKLAITKKKEISENKNKNEIAINALKIVQMHEHALKYPDEISLGMAQRVSFARALVLDTKAILLDEPFASLDAHTRRLLQDWLRIKIKETGKYAILVTHDVREALLLSNEINVLQGSPAEVYRKFHSDEILSADKNLEDDILLILGKKI; encoded by the coding sequence ATGATTCAGATTAATATAGATAAATATTCCTATAAAAATAAAATACCTGTTATTAAAAATTTAAATATTTCCTTATTAGAAGGACAAATCACAACTTTGATTGGAGCATCAGGCTGTGGGAAGTCAACATTTCTGCGCGTTCTTATGGGTATGGAAACTGGGGCAGTTGGCCATATTTTACATAATAATAATTCATATAATTTTAAGGAGTGGAGTTCTAAACAAACATTATTTTCAATGGTACCACAAACCCCTTTACTCTTTCCCTGGAAAAATATTCTTGAAAATATAAAATTAGCAATTACGAAAAAAAAGGAAATTTCGGAAAATAAAAATAAAAATGAAATTGCAATAAATGCTTTAAAAATTGTGCAAATGCATGAGCATGCTTTAAAATATCCAGATGAGATTTCCCTCGGAATGGCACAACGCGTTTCCTTTGCCAGAGCACTTGTGCTCGATACAAAAGCTATATTATTAGATGAGCCCTTTGCTTCTTTAGATGCACATACAAGACGTCTGTTACAGGATTGGTTACGCATAAAAATAAAAGAAACCGGTAAATACGCCATTCTCGTCACTCACGATGTGCGCGAAGCTCTTTTACTTTCAAATGAAATTAATGTTTTACAAGGCTCGCCAGCGGAAGTTTATAGAAAATTCCATTCTGATGAAATATTATCTGCTGATAAAAACTTAGAAGATGATATTTTATTGATTCTAGGAAAAAAAATTTAA
- the secA gene encoding preprotein translocase subunit SecA: MLNILKSLFGTKNDRELRNTAPILTKINMLEAKMQLLSDSELKGKTVEYKARYKKGETLDSLLPEAFATVREASKRCLGKRHFDVQLIGGFVLHQGKIAEMRTGEGKTLTATAPVYLNAISGKGVHVVTVNEYLASTQSEEMGRLYTFLGLTTGCILSGMNDHQRQEAYACDVTYGTNNELGFDYLRDNMKVRLEDFCQRGHHFAIVDEVDSILIDEARTPLIISGPSDTSSDKYLVANNAIRGLRKEIDYTVDEKSRACALTEAGISKVEKRLNIDNLFDPEHNELVHACNNALRAHVLFRKDDHYIVQNGQIIIVDEFTGRLMHGRRFSDGLHQALEAKENVQIQAENQTLAQVTLQNYFRMYDKLSGMTGTADTEAVEFHNIYKLNVVVVPTNRQMIRKDHDDVLFLKQTIKFNAVADEIEKIHKTGQPILVGTVSIEKSELLSELLKKKNIKHQVLNAKHHEQEAHIIAQAGQKSRVTLSTNMAGRGTDIILGEGVAELGGLYVIGTERHESRRIDNQLRGRSGRQGDPGASKFFLSWEDELMRRFNNKANQFIMERFVGDEAIHDPRLTNVIGKVQKRVEGFNYDIRKQLLQYDDVLNQQRKAIYAARMRILRKENVKEILAGDPIEKFARTICDDFTPPSGLPGEIVTVDYRNLERVLFRSFNKAIPFNESERKNNEIGRDEFYALITKKLMTEYEEKENLFGHEQMRDIERWVMLQTIDSWWKDHLLNIDHLKDGIGLRGYAQKDPLQEYKNEAFELFKRLISAIKQDSLQMIFRVQPNLAEKFIAEAKAEVEKKARLELKNSQAEHQDPEDAFEHKLEEKEEIERKKAMYSNLNTI, translated from the coding sequence ATGTTAAATATTCTCAAGTCTCTCTTTGGAACCAAAAACGATCGAGAATTGCGCAACACTGCGCCAATCCTTACAAAGATAAATATGCTCGAAGCCAAAATGCAATTGCTCAGCGACAGCGAACTCAAAGGCAAAACAGTTGAATATAAAGCTCGTTATAAAAAGGGAGAAACACTAGATTCACTTCTTCCAGAAGCTTTTGCCACTGTTCGTGAAGCCAGTAAACGTTGCCTTGGCAAAAGACATTTTGATGTTCAGCTTATTGGTGGGTTCGTACTGCACCAAGGAAAAATTGCAGAAATGCGTACAGGTGAAGGAAAAACATTAACAGCAACAGCACCTGTCTATCTAAATGCGATTTCTGGAAAAGGCGTGCATGTCGTGACCGTCAACGAATATCTTGCATCGACTCAATCTGAAGAAATGGGACGTTTATACACTTTTCTCGGCTTAACAACTGGATGTATTCTTTCTGGCATGAACGATCACCAGCGACAAGAAGCTTATGCTTGTGATGTCACTTACGGCACCAATAACGAGCTCGGCTTTGACTATTTACGTGATAATATGAAAGTTCGTCTTGAAGATTTCTGTCAACGCGGACATCACTTTGCCATTGTGGATGAAGTGGACTCTATTTTAATCGATGAAGCTAGAACTCCACTTATTATCAGTGGTCCTTCGGACACTTCCTCAGATAAATATCTTGTTGCAAATAATGCCATTCGTGGACTGAGAAAAGAAATCGATTACACTGTCGATGAAAAATCTCGCGCATGTGCTTTAACAGAAGCAGGAATTTCTAAAGTCGAAAAACGTTTAAATATTGATAATCTTTTTGATCCTGAGCACAATGAACTCGTTCATGCATGTAACAATGCACTGCGTGCTCATGTTCTATTCCGCAAAGATGATCACTATATCGTGCAAAATGGACAAATTATTATTGTTGACGAATTCACGGGTCGCCTTATGCACGGTCGCCGCTTTTCGGACGGATTGCACCAAGCATTGGAAGCAAAAGAAAATGTGCAAATCCAAGCAGAGAATCAAACGCTCGCACAAGTGACTCTGCAAAATTATTTTAGAATGTACGATAAGCTTTCTGGGATGACTGGAACTGCTGATACCGAAGCTGTCGAGTTTCACAATATTTATAAATTAAATGTTGTTGTCGTACCTACAAATAGACAAATGATTCGTAAAGATCACGATGATGTTTTATTTTTAAAACAAACAATTAAATTCAATGCTGTTGCAGATGAAATTGAAAAAATTCATAAGACAGGACAGCCTATTTTAGTTGGTACGGTGAGCATTGAAAAAAGTGAATTGCTTTCCGAGTTGCTAAAAAAGAAAAACATTAAACACCAAGTTCTAAATGCAAAGCATCATGAGCAAGAAGCGCATATTATTGCCCAAGCAGGCCAAAAAAGCCGTGTTACATTATCCACTAATATGGCTGGGCGTGGAACCGATATTATTTTGGGCGAAGGAGTTGCAGAACTCGGTGGACTTTACGTAATCGGAACCGAGCGTCACGAAAGCCGACGCATTGACAATCAGCTGCGCGGACGTTCAGGTCGCCAAGGTGATCCAGGCGCAAGTAAATTCTTTCTTTCTTGGGAAGATGAACTTATGCGCAGATTTAATAACAAAGCAAATCAATTTATTATGGAACGTTTCGTGGGCGATGAAGCAATCCACGACCCTCGCTTAACCAATGTCATTGGTAAAGTGCAAAAACGAGTGGAAGGCTTTAACTATGACATTCGTAAACAACTTCTCCAATACGATGATGTTTTAAATCAGCAAAGAAAAGCGATTTATGCTGCGCGTATGCGAATTCTCCGAAAAGAAAATGTAAAAGAAATTCTGGCGGGTGATCCCATCGAAAAATTTGCTCGGACAATTTGTGATGATTTTACTCCACCTTCAGGCTTGCCTGGCGAAATAGTTACTGTTGATTACCGTAATTTAGAAAGAGTTCTTTTCCGCAGTTTCAACAAAGCAATTCCTTTCAACGAAAGTGAAAGAAAAAATAACGAGATTGGCAGAGATGAATTTTACGCACTCATTACCAAGAAATTAATGACTGAATACGAAGAAAAAGAAAATCTTTTTGGGCATGAACAAATGCGTGATATTGAACGCTGGGTAATGCTGCAAACCATCGACTCCTGGTGGAAAGATCATTTATTAAATATCGACCATCTTAAGGACGGAATTGGCTTACGTGGTTATGCACAAAAAGATCCTTTGCAAGAATATAAAAACGAAGCCTTCGAACTCTTTAAAAGACTTATCAGCGCTATTAAACAAGACTCTCTGCAAATGATCTTCAGAGTACAACCAAATTTGGCAGAAAAATTCATTGCCGAAGCGAAAGCAGAAGTGGAAAAGAAGGCCAGACTTGAACTTAAAAACTCACAAGCAGAACATCAAGATCCAGAGGATGCATTTGAGCACAAGCTAGAAGAAAAAGAAGAAATTGAACGCAAAAAGGCCATGTATAGCAATTTAAATACAATATAA
- a CDS encoding GAF domain-containing protein, translating to MSATRPQKNKVSLVPIDEKERLEVLRNYDLLKEVFGKEFREITFLAMQIFKCPISAITLVQENSVQLISSLGYSIKEVPRHSSFCGYTILSDDVLIVQNTLNDHRFSEIPAVKERNIRFYIGAPLITQSGHRIGSLCVLGTNPKKVTKYQINSLKYLSRFAMNLLENKRIEIKQKLAEKNLIKEKKELCLKKEKLFQYEQNVFCNILTIQVLNEVNRSLADIYIKSIKTSSILVRQEFNKNIVLNDVELISVKSFNAAKKINSIKTFYRNLDQNNIQNTNMSQIIDTVNLFFLDKIKNHDIQYNIVMDVDPKLELECRPSSIVYVLLYLINNSIKILKYKKCRWIELLLTEFNDRIEFCFTDSCNRFERGLFHKDDIKPMHQFNNQFYFIDIKLLSNVIDRQGGYLKFDKISDNTNIIFVLPKRVAS from the coding sequence ATGAGTGCCACCCGACCCCAGAAAAATAAAGTTAGTTTAGTACCTATTGACGAAAAAGAACGGCTAGAAGTCCTACGTAATTATGACTTATTGAAAGAAGTATTCGGAAAAGAATTCAGAGAAATTACTTTTCTAGCTATGCAAATATTTAAATGCCCTATCTCTGCAATTACCTTAGTCCAAGAAAATAGTGTTCAACTTATTTCAAGTCTAGGATATTCAATCAAAGAAGTACCCAGACATAGCTCTTTCTGTGGTTATACTATATTAAGTGATGATGTTTTAATTGTGCAAAATACTTTAAATGATCATCGTTTTTCAGAAATTCCTGCCGTTAAGGAAAGGAATATTCGATTTTATATTGGCGCACCTTTAATTACTCAATCTGGACATCGAATCGGTTCACTTTGTGTATTGGGGACTAATCCTAAAAAAGTTACTAAATATCAAATTAATTCACTAAAATATCTCTCTAGATTTGCAATGAATCTTTTAGAAAATAAGAGAATAGAAATCAAGCAAAAATTGGCTGAAAAGAATTTAATAAAAGAAAAGAAGGAATTATGTCTAAAAAAAGAAAAATTATTTCAATACGAGCAAAATGTTTTTTGCAATATTTTAACAATACAAGTATTAAACGAAGTTAATCGTTCCTTAGCAGATATTTATATAAAATCCATTAAAACCTCATCTATCTTAGTTCGACAAGAATTCAACAAAAATATTGTTCTTAATGATGTAGAATTGATCTCTGTTAAGAGCTTTAACGCAGCAAAAAAAATAAATTCCATTAAAACATTTTATAGAAATTTAGATCAGAATAATATTCAAAATACTAATATGTCGCAAATAATTGATACTGTTAATCTATTTTTCTTAGATAAAATTAAAAATCACGATATACAATATAATATTGTGATGGATGTTGATCCTAAACTTGAATTAGAATGCAGACCTTCATCTATTGTTTATGTCCTTCTTTATTTAATCAATAATTCTATTAAGATTTTAAAATACAAAAAATGTAGATGGATAGAATTACTGCTCACAGAATTTAATGATAGAATAGAATTTTGTTTTACGGATAGTTGCAATCGCTTTGAACGGGGTCTTTTTCATAAAGATGATATTAAACCAATGCATCAATTTAACAATCAATTTTATTTTATTGATATAAAATTGCTCTCTAACGTGATCGATAGACAAGGTGGCTACTTAAAATTCGACAAAATATCAGACAACACAAATATTATTTTTGTGTTGCCGAAAAGAGTTGCTTCTTGA
- a CDS encoding dicarboxylate/amino acid:cation symporter: protein MLGKFFKRKLDWNLIILLFSIFLGGLCGYYFPNFIQSIEWIGKIFMNTLMMLVLPLIFLALVGAITSLSDISKLGSLGKVTIVIIIINVGSAAFIGLLLSLFLKPGQGVNPSLMGQDLQTMLSQSSQNLGFSEFILGMFPANLGEVAIRSQILPIVVFGIFFSIVALRMLNKSSVASALKVCKGFKEILMGMISAVMKLTPIALFSLIGNSVSSSLLKGNLAEDMMGIFKFLIIFLLGCVILCILQFIILRILCGKNANSFLAQSIGCISTGFATASSLATLPVMLIAAETQKIDETIAKFALPLTVVFNLGSSALYVSSATLFVSQVLGIEISGFNIFLIYITTVITGLGTTGIPNAGFIATVTVLKTISVPATSVAILFPIDAVLGRVRTSVNIWGHLVCTKLIQFWISKQQ from the coding sequence ATGTTAGGCAAGTTTTTCAAAAGAAAATTAGACTGGAATCTCATTATTCTTTTATTTTCTATATTTTTAGGAGGACTTTGCGGATATTATTTTCCTAACTTTATTCAATCTATTGAGTGGATTGGTAAAATATTCATGAACACTCTCATGATGTTAGTTTTACCACTTATTTTTCTTGCTCTCGTTGGCGCAATAACCTCGTTAAGCGATATTTCAAAATTAGGATCCCTTGGTAAAGTAACAATTGTAATTATAATTATAAATGTCGGTTCTGCTGCATTTATTGGATTGTTACTGAGTTTATTTCTAAAACCTGGCCAAGGAGTAAATCCAAGTTTGATGGGACAAGATTTACAAACAATGTTATCTCAATCATCACAAAACTTAGGCTTTTCTGAATTTATCCTTGGAATGTTCCCTGCGAATTTAGGTGAGGTTGCCATTCGCTCTCAAATTCTCCCAATCGTTGTCTTCGGTATATTTTTTTCAATTGTGGCTTTGCGTATGCTTAATAAAAGTTCAGTAGCAAGTGCGTTGAAAGTCTGTAAAGGTTTTAAAGAAATACTCATGGGCATGATTTCAGCTGTTATGAAACTCACCCCAATTGCTTTATTTTCTCTTATTGGCAACTCTGTTTCTTCTTCTCTCTTAAAAGGAAACTTAGCTGAAGACATGATGGGAATTTTTAAATTTTTAATAATATTCCTTTTAGGTTGTGTGATACTCTGTATTTTACAGTTTATTATATTAAGAATTCTTTGTGGAAAAAATGCCAATTCTTTTTTAGCTCAGTCAATTGGTTGTATTTCGACTGGTTTCGCAACGGCCAGCTCTCTCGCTACTTTACCCGTTATGCTCATAGCTGCAGAAACACAAAAAATCGATGAAACAATTGCTAAATTCGCTCTTCCCTTAACTGTAGTATTCAACCTTGGCTCATCTGCTTTGTATGTTTCCTCTGCAACTCTCTTCGTTTCTCAAGTCCTTGGCATAGAAATATCAGGATTTAACATCTTTTTAATTTATATCACCACCGTCATTACAGGATTAGGAACAACTGGAATTCCAAATGCGGGTTTTATAGCGACAGTCACCGTGCTGAAAACCATTTCAGTTCCAGCCACTTCCGTTGCAATATTGTTTCCAATAGACGCTGTTTTAGGACGGGTAAGAACATCAGTTAATATTTGGGGACACCTTGTCTGCACCAAATTAATTCAATTTTGGATATCTAAACAACAATAA
- a CDS encoding phospholipase A, translated as MFELYQDNYILPYYYTASPYYSLYNEMSVENEPVESKEFKAQLSVYAPIYEWEHISLNAAFTLKSFWQLYEIRPWFRSSDYNPEAFLLYKINEHNKASLGYSHESNGLGTDYEMSWNRVYGKFNYEQKDFSFEFMAWFLPVDNETTFTHHSEKIEDYLGYEKVTGSYKIGNFETKISIQNIENIDRIQITASQSYNFYRDYALYFQYFYGYGQSLIEFNHFTQAFGIGIQFLNNEKKKECNFSK; from the coding sequence ATGTTTGAACTATATCAAGATAATTATATTTTACCCTATTATTATACAGCTTCACCCTATTATAGTCTTTATAATGAAATGTCTGTAGAAAATGAGCCTGTTGAAAGTAAGGAGTTCAAAGCGCAATTGAGTGTCTATGCTCCTATTTATGAATGGGAGCACATATCTTTAAATGCGGCATTTACCTTAAAATCCTTTTGGCAATTGTATGAAATTAGACCTTGGTTTCGCTCAAGCGATTATAACCCAGAAGCATTTTTATTATATAAAATAAACGAACATAATAAAGCAAGTTTAGGTTATTCACATGAATCAAATGGCTTAGGTACAGATTATGAAATGTCTTGGAATAGAGTGTATGGGAAATTTAATTATGAGCAAAAAGATTTTTCCTTTGAGTTTATGGCTTGGTTTTTGCCGGTTGATAACGAAACAACATTTACTCATCACTCGGAAAAAATAGAAGACTATCTCGGCTATGAAAAAGTAACTGGATCTTATAAAATAGGGAATTTTGAAACAAAAATTTCGATACAAAATATCGAAAATATCGATCGCATTCAAATCACTGCATCGCAATCATATAATTTTTATCGTGACTATGCTTTATATTTTCAGTATTTTTACGGCTATGGGCAGAGCTTAATTGAGTTTAATCATTTTACCCAAGCATTTGGGATTGGTATTCAGTTTCTCAATAATGAGAAGAAAAAAGAATGTAATTTTTCAAAATGA
- a CDS encoding VOC family protein — MYKAFFVSLPVKDLEKSKEFFSKLGFSFEPIYTYANALCMVIGKNCYVMLINEPVFNKIVVKEICDPFTFKESYVSISVSSKAEVDNYIKKATKLGATEHQHLLDKNDYSFMYVKGFSDLDGHLWMISFFQ; from the coding sequence ATGTATAAGGCATTCTTTGTCAGTCTACCCGTAAAAGATTTAGAAAAGTCTAAAGAATTTTTTAGCAAATTGGGATTTTCCTTTGAGCCAATCTATACCTATGCGAATGCATTATGTATGGTAATAGGGAAAAATTGTTATGTTATGCTTATAAATGAGCCTGTATTCAATAAGATAGTTGTGAAAGAAATCTGTGACCCTTTCACATTTAAAGAATCGTATGTAAGTATTTCAGTCTCTTCGAAAGCAGAAGTAGATAATTATATTAAAAAAGCAACGAAGTTGGGAGCGACGGAGCATCAACATCTTTTGGATAAGAATGATTATAGTTTTATGTATGTTAAAGGATTTTCAGACTTAGACGGACATTTGTGGATGATCTCTTTTTTTCAATAA
- a CDS encoding NUDIX domain-containing protein, with product MKTKHRATCLFIYENSILLIKMQDPISKIIYWYPPGGKIEQNETAVETVKREVREETGFELQLLNEDYVITEYEMLLQNMRCYYRI from the coding sequence ATGAAAACAAAACACAGAGCAACTTGCCTATTTATATATGAAAATTCAATTCTGCTTATTAAAATGCAAGACCCAATATCAAAGATAATTTATTGGTATCCACCTGGCGGCAAAATAGAACAAAACGAAACTGCTGTTGAAACCGTTAAACGAGAAGTGCGCGAAGAAACTGGATTTGAGCTTCAATTATTAAACGAAGATTATGTTATTACAGAATATGAGATGTTATTACAGAATATGAGATGTTATTACAGAATATGA
- the rpsG gene encoding 30S ribosomal protein S7 has product MARRRRPIKREVLPDPVFGDTLVTKFINCMMEDGKKSAAEKIFYGAIEIVTQKAQDEEAIAVFKRALENLKPQVEVRTRRVGGSNYQIPVEVRPERRQALALRWLISYSRLRNEKSMRDKLAAEILDAANRRGAAIKKREDVHKMAEANKAFAHYRF; this is encoded by the coding sequence ATGGCACGCAGACGCCGCCCGATAAAACGTGAAGTACTTCCAGATCCAGTATTTGGTGACACACTTGTCACTAAATTCATCAACTGCATGATGGAAGATGGTAAAAAAAGCGCAGCTGAGAAAATTTTCTACGGCGCTATCGAAATCGTAACTCAAAAAGCACAAGATGAAGAAGCTATTGCTGTTTTCAAACGTGCTCTTGAGAACTTGAAACCACAAGTTGAAGTTCGTACCCGCCGCGTTGGTGGTTCGAACTATCAAATTCCTGTAGAAGTCCGTCCTGAGCGCAGACAAGCTCTTGCACTTCGTTGGCTTATTTCTTACTCTCGCTTACGCAATGAAAAATCCATGCGCGATAAGCTTGCAGCAGAAATCCTCGATGCTGCTAACCGCCGTGGTGCTGCTATTAAGAAACGTGAAGACGTTCATAAAATGGCAGAAGCAAACAAAGCATTTGCTCACTACCGCTTCTAA
- the rpsL gene encoding 30S ribosomal protein S12 — MPTINQLVASGRTPKAYRSKSPALKECPQRRGVCTRVYTTTPKKPNSAIRKVAKVRLTTGIEVISYIPGEGHNLQEHSVVLVRGGRVKDLPGVRYHIVRGALDTTGVAKRRQSRSLYGAKRPKGGAAAAEPAKKGKK, encoded by the coding sequence ATGCCAACTATTAACCAGCTTGTCGCGAGTGGTCGTACACCTAAGGCTTATCGCAGCAAGTCCCCAGCGCTCAAAGAGTGCCCACAACGTCGTGGCGTTTGTACACGCGTTTATACAACAACACCTAAAAAGCCAAACTCTGCGATCCGTAAAGTTGCAAAAGTTCGCTTGACAACAGGTATTGAAGTTATTTCCTATATTCCAGGTGAAGGCCACAACCTTCAAGAACACTCCGTGGTTCTTGTTCGTGGCGGTCGTGTAAAAGACTTACCTGGTGTGCGTTACCACATTGTTCGTGGTGCACTTGACACAACCGGCGTTGCAAAACGTCGTCAATCCCGCTCTCTTTATGGCGCTAAACGTCCTAAAGGAGGCGCTGCTGCTGCTGAACCGGCTAAAAAAGGTAAAAAGTAA